The following are from one region of the Deltaproteobacteria bacterium genome:
- a CDS encoding O-antigen ligase family protein has translation MKNRLETWKWLPAFLIFSVIPLTAVPLFIDPYIQSKNAILSILYLLGFSIVARDRFSAAGFSLAGYHGILFFGFALFLSTLANLDTGFHWPFWLESVSYFAGFLYFGALVSDARFWPRFQSAVLFSATGVLLVHFYQLSMAFANETLDSRRDYASTFGENNLLSQYLVMAFASLLTMPGRFPSFIRTAVVTVIFFNQSRSAIIGVLLLIAWQFYRDRKTNHAINLAVGAGLALCISHIAQTRLPEQTHSTFRDFSSWQVRYEVAKESLDLVRSSPFGVGPDRFQFASVSYFQDGKYKQSDRELFTNPHSEVLRLATSGGWLLAIAGLALVVQMIRLLRTVGQRKPVSVLLLIALIPEILFQFPFDIGTTVSFFLVASAAVVVTLKQNSESRWLWTLVSICSAMLFAMGNLALLYSGYLARHAKTTDQAVSACLLNPWHWQTCELAILRLEEEANFSETKVLIDDQLRRYPNNFLALRHRSRFHFANGNVEAGCEVLKAEAQLMKGGFTAAEFSERHCVH, from the coding sequence TTATTGGGATTTTCGATCGTCGCGAGAGATCGTTTTTCCGCAGCTGGCTTTTCTTTAGCGGGTTACCACGGCATTTTGTTTTTCGGGTTTGCGTTGTTCCTCTCTACCTTGGCAAATTTGGACACCGGATTCCACTGGCCTTTCTGGCTCGAGTCAGTCAGCTATTTTGCAGGTTTTCTGTACTTTGGGGCTTTGGTTTCTGACGCCCGCTTTTGGCCGCGATTTCAGAGCGCGGTGCTTTTTTCTGCGACTGGCGTGTTGCTTGTACATTTTTATCAGTTGAGCATGGCATTCGCGAACGAGACCCTCGATTCTCGCCGCGACTATGCGAGCACATTCGGTGAAAACAATCTGCTAAGCCAATATCTTGTGATGGCATTTGCCTCTCTTCTGACGATGCCTGGCAGATTTCCATCCTTTATTCGAACTGCGGTTGTTACCGTCATTTTTTTCAACCAATCCCGCTCTGCGATCATTGGAGTTTTGCTATTGATCGCATGGCAGTTTTACCGCGATCGAAAAACCAACCACGCGATCAACCTTGCTGTAGGTGCTGGTCTAGCGCTTTGCATTTCGCATATTGCTCAGACGAGATTGCCAGAGCAGACCCACTCGACCTTTCGTGATTTTAGCTCTTGGCAGGTCAGATATGAAGTCGCGAAAGAGTCCTTGGATTTGGTTAGAAGTTCGCCCTTTGGAGTCGGACCAGACCGGTTTCAGTTCGCGTCGGTCTCTTACTTTCAGGATGGTAAATATAAGCAATCAGATCGAGAGCTATTCACGAATCCCCATAGTGAAGTTCTGCGTTTAGCGACCTCCGGAGGTTGGCTGCTGGCGATCGCTGGACTTGCACTCGTGGTACAAATGATTCGATTGTTACGGACGGTCGGTCAAAGAAAACCGGTTTCTGTCCTGCTTTTGATCGCACTTATCCCGGAGATACTTTTCCAGTTTCCTTTCGATATAGGGACGACGGTTTCGTTTTTTTTAGTTGCGTCAGCGGCTGTTGTTGTCACCTTAAAACAAAACTCGGAAAGTCGGTGGCTTTGGACGTTGGTGTCGATCTGTTCCGCCATGCTATTTGCGATGGGGAATCTCGCGCTGCTTTATTCTGGCTATCTTGCAAGGCATGCGAAAACAACTGATCAGGCCGTCAGCGCTTGTCTCCTTAACCCGTGGCATTGGCAGACCTGCGAGCTTGCCATTCTAAGGTTGGAGGAAGAGGCTAACTTTTCCGAGACAAAAGTCCTTATAGACGATCAGTTGAGGCGTTATCCGAATAATTTTTTAGCACTCCGTCATCGAAGTCGTTTTCACTTTGCAAATGGAAACGTGGAAGCGGGGTGCGAAGTCCTCAAGGCGGAAGCTCAACTCATGAAAGGTGGCTTTACGGCTGCTGAATTTTCCGAGCGGCACTGCGTGCACTAA